GAAGTGAAAGCCCCTCTGTGGGTTGGGGCTCcgtgggggcagcaggaggctcCTCAGTGCAGCAGGCTGAATGATTCCCAGTGGAGCAGGCAGATTGATGGGCACCTGGAGCTTTGAATGAAATTACAGAGAATAGCACACGGAGGGCTCCTCCATACCGCGGGCTGGGGGATCCATGAGGGCAGCAAGCCGGGGCTCCCCGAGTGCATGGAGATTCCATGTCCTCTCCCATTCGCTCCCGGCGCAGGGTGGCACGGATGCGGAGAAGCACCGGGACCTGCTGGCGGCCGAGAACGAGCGCCTGCGGCAGGAGATGAAGGCGTGCGAgggggagctgcgggagctgcggcggcagcagcaggcaccGTGCCGCGACTGCCCCCACCTGCAGGTGAGTCGccggtggtggtggtggtgctggcagGGTGATGGGCACCTGTGGGTGACATGGCCGTGTCTGTCCTGTCCTTTGCCAGGAGAACGCCAGGCTGCGGgagcagctgtcccagctgcagcGGGAGGCAGAGGAGACGCGGGCCAAGTTGGTGGAGCTGGACCTGGAGGTGCAGCAGAAGATGAACCGCTTGGCCGAAGTGGAGCTGCGGCTCAAGGACTCCctggctgagagagctgaggaggaggagcggcTCAGCCGGCGGCTGCGGGACAGCCAGGAGACCATCGCCAGCCTCAAGTCCCAGCCTCAGCAGATAAAGGTGGGCACCACAGGACTCTCCATTTTTCCTGGTTGGGCTGGGTGCCTTACAGTGCCCTGCAAGTGCAACCTGTCTCTCTGCCCTGAGCACATCAGCACAGCACCATGATTTCCTAAATTATCCTCCCTTGGGCCAGCATCAGCTCCATCCCAGGCCCCTCAGGTGCTGTTTCCCCAGTACACCGGATCTGTGGGTGCTTTCCCCTGCAGTACATCATCAAGACGGTGGAGGTGGAGTCAACCAAGGCAAAACAAGCCCTGTGCGAGACCCAGTCCCGAAACCAGTacctgcaggagcaggtgggGATGCAGAAGCAGGTGCTGAAGGAGatggaacagcagctgcagagctcccagAAGACAGAGGCTCAGCTCCGAGCTCAGGTCTGAGTGCGACAGGTGTAAATCAGAATTCACCCTACATTCTCTGCCTGCCTGGTGCTTGCCAGTTGCCACAGTGTGGCAGCAGGTGGGCACTGACTCAGAGTCACCCCCCACTTGCTCCTCTCCCAGATCATGATGTACGAGGCTGAGCTGGAGCGAGCCCATGGGCAGATGCTGGAGGAGATGCAGGcgatggaggaggagaagaaccGCGCCATTGAAGAGGCATTTTCCCGTGCCCAGGTGGAGATGAAGGCTGTGCACGAGAACCTGGCAGGTGAGGAGGGTTCAGGGGACTCTCAGGGTTGCCTGACTGATGTTGGGGTGTCATCATCTGCCCCCCACCCTGCCTCGTGACTGCAGGCGTCCGGACCAACCTGCTGACGCTGCAGCCGGCACTGCGCACCCTCACCCACGACTACAACAGCCTGAAGCGTCAGGTCCGCGACTTCCCCCTGCTTCTCCAGGAGACCCTGCGCAGCGCCAGGGCTGAGGTGAGCCCCGCCAGGACCACCACCCAGCACCCCTCCATGCAGGGTGGAGGTGCTGCGGAGGGTCACTGAGCCACTGGTCTCCACTGCCCCCAGATCAGCCAGGCCATCGAGGAGGTGCACAGCACCAACCGGGAGCTGCTGCGCAAGTACCGGCGGGAGCTGCAGCTCCGCAAGAAGTGTCACAATGAGCTGGTGCGGCTGAAAGGTGTGCGGGGTGCGGTGTCCCTGaggtgggacaggagggacaggggagcATCCCTATAACGTGGTTGGGTTGGCTGCGGGATGCTTCAGCCCACCTCGTGTTTGATGGCTGAGTCTCTGCTTCTCCCCTCCAAGGAAACATCCGTGTTTTTGGGCGAGTCCGCCCCATCACAAAAGAGGACGGTGAGGGCCCCGAGGCAGCCAATGCTGTGACCTTCGATGCTGACGATGATGCTGTCCTGCACCTCCTGCACAAAGGGAAGCAGGTGTCCTTTGAGCTGGATAAGGTCTTCCCCCCACAAGCATCCCAGGAGGAGGTGGGTGCTGCCATTCACACTGCTGGTATGAGGGGGGGAGGCAGCCACCTTCTCCTCACTCTCTCCTGTCCTCCCCCAGGTGTTTCAGGAGGTTCAAGCCCTGGTCACCTCCTGCATTGATGGCTACAATGTCTGCATCTTTGCCTATGGGCAGACAGGGGCAGGAAAAACCTACACGATGGAAGTGAGTTTGCTTGGCTTTTCTTCTCAGCTTCCCACCCTGCAGTGCCCAGTCTTGGCACTCAGGCTGGTGACCAGCTCAGACCCAGTGTGCTGAGCCGGTGTGATGGTCACTGCTGTTCCACAACAGCACCCTGGGCTTTGCTTCTGctcagaaaaaatacagaataaaatgcAAGAGGGTGTTTTTTATCCCATTTCTCACCCCAATCCATCAGGGGACGGCTGCAAACCCAGGGATCAACCAGCgggccctgcagctcctcttctCCGAGGTGCGGGGCAAAGCAGCTGACTGGGACTATGCCATCACTGTCAGCGCTGCCGAGATCTACAACGAGGCGCT
The Corvus hawaiiensis isolate bCorHaw1 chromosome 12, bCorHaw1.pri.cur, whole genome shotgun sequence DNA segment above includes these coding regions:
- the KIFC3 gene encoding kinesin-like protein KIFC3 isoform X5 codes for the protein MAGPWLEPDPAAKEFLSRPENRMQLEMPKQVETLKEKLLEQAQEISRLRSELGGTDAEKHRDLLAAENERLRQEMKACEGELRELRRQQQAPCRDCPHLQENARLREQLSQLQREAEETRAKLVELDLEVQQKMNRLAEVELRLKDSLAERAEEEERLSRRLRDSQETIASLKSQPQQIKYIIKTVEVESTKAKQALCETQSRNQYLQEQVGMQKQVLKEMEQQLQSSQKTEAQLRAQIMMYEAELERAHGQMLEEMQAMEEEKNRAIEEAFSRAQVEMKAVHENLAGVRTNLLTLQPALRTLTHDYNSLKRQVRDFPLLLQETLRSARAEISQAIEEVHSTNRELLRKYRRELQLRKKCHNELVRLKGNIRVFGRVRPITKEDGEGPEAANAVTFDADDDAVLHLLHKGKQVSFELDKVFPPQASQEEVFQEVQALVTSCIDGYNVCIFAYGQTGAGKTYTMEGTAANPGINQRALQLLFSEVRGKAADWDYAITVSAAEIYNEALRDLLGKEPQEKLEIKLCPDGSGQLYVPGLTEFRVQSVEDINKVFEFGHVKRVTECTNLNEHSSRSHALLIVTVHGLDRSTGLRTTGKLNLVDLAGSERVGRSGAEGSRLREAQHINKSLSALGDVIYALRSRQGHVPFRNSKLTYLLQDSLSGDSKTLMMVQVSPAEKNTSETLCSLKFAERVRSVELGPVSRKAELGSWPSQEHLEGDSPGSAAPPGRGHASPSPGQLSSRSASIRRKLHTSGKLRPVPL
- the KIFC3 gene encoding kinesin-like protein KIFC3 isoform X4, encoding MNLEKAGGRLCGGKRTSLPTARPFPMIQEVMASMAHLQKEKLRLQEELLELQEKLTAQENNELSLSLQLQGQVETLKEKLLEQAQEISRLRSELGGTDAEKHRDLLAAENERLRQEMKACEGELRELRRQQQAPCRDCPHLQENARLREQLSQLQREAEETRAKLVELDLEVQQKMNRLAEVELRLKDSLAERAEEEERLSRRLRDSQETIASLKSQPQQIKYIIKTVEVESTKAKQALCETQSRNQYLQEQVGMQKQVLKEMEQQLQSSQKTEAQLRAQIMMYEAELERAHGQMLEEMQAMEEEKNRAIEEAFSRAQVEMKAVHENLAGVRTNLLTLQPALRTLTHDYNSLKRQVRDFPLLLQETLRSARAEISQAIEEVHSTNRELLRKYRRELQLRKKCHNELVRLKGNIRVFGRVRPITKEDGEGPEAANAVTFDADDDAVLHLLHKGKQVSFELDKVFPPQASQEEVFQEVQALVTSCIDGYNVCIFAYGQTGAGKTYTMEGTAANPGINQRALQLLFSEVRGKAADWDYAITVSAAEIYNEALRDLLGKEPQEKLEIKLCPDGSGQLYVPGLTEFRVQSVEDINKVFEFGHVKRVTECTNLNEHSSRSHALLIVTVHGLDRSTGLRTTGKLNLVDLAGSERVGRSGAEGSRLREAQHINKSLSALGDVIYALRSRQGHVPFRNSKLTYLLQDSLSGDSKTLMMVQVSPAEKNTSETLCSLKFAERVRSVELGPVSRKAELGSWPSQEHLEGDSPGSAAPPGRGHASPSPGQLSSRSASIRRKLHTSGKLRPVPL